The Agromyces hippuratus genome has a window encoding:
- a CDS encoding HAD family hydrolase, whose product MLLDFHGTLAVARSVDEWIADARTRVTHDVDPSAGLSDRIRNVWADAGQRFPSLDWDLDPTSHRHAFVSTISRDDRVSTELAEALYETMPRQWVLNAGAAAFIARASDIGMPLAVVSNIALDVRPALARWGLASAFDAVILSYEVGFAKPDPRIFRLASDSLGVDPRHCVMIGDSSRDDGGAAALGMQCMIARPEQMHRAFELALPS is encoded by the coding sequence GTGCTCCTCGATTTCCACGGCACCCTGGCCGTCGCTCGATCGGTCGACGAGTGGATCGCCGATGCGCGCACGCGGGTAACCCACGACGTCGACCCGTCCGCGGGGCTCTCCGATCGGATTCGGAATGTGTGGGCCGACGCGGGGCAGCGGTTCCCGAGCCTGGACTGGGACCTCGACCCCACCTCGCATCGGCACGCATTCGTGTCGACGATCTCCCGCGACGATCGCGTGTCGACCGAGCTCGCAGAAGCCCTGTACGAGACGATGCCCCGGCAATGGGTGCTGAACGCCGGTGCCGCTGCATTCATCGCTCGCGCCTCAGACATCGGGATGCCCCTGGCCGTCGTATCGAACATCGCGCTGGATGTCCGACCCGCCTTGGCGCGTTGGGGGCTCGCGTCGGCGTTCGACGCGGTGATCCTGTCGTATGAGGTCGGGTTCGCGAAGCCCGACCCGCGGATCTTCCGACTCGCGTCGGACTCGCTCGGCGTCGACCCGAGGCACTGCGTCATGATCGGCGACTCGTCGCGTGACGACGGCGGTGCGGCAGCTCTCGGAATGCAGTGCATGATCGCTCGACCGGAGCAGATGCACCGCGCCTTCGAACTCGCCCTGCCGTCATGA
- a CDS encoding VOC family protein: protein MTEQHPAFSGGRNIAMKVPPHRYEATVRFYRDVLQLPAVSGPNGDATGFEFGPCNLWIDHCPGLSQAEVWLELVASDTGSAAEVLENAGIARRDEIEDLGTGFDGFWISSPSDVIHLVDSQKQSWA, encoded by the coding sequence ATGACCGAGCAGCATCCCGCGTTCTCAGGCGGTCGCAACATCGCAATGAAGGTGCCGCCGCACCGCTACGAGGCGACGGTCAGGTTCTATCGCGACGTACTGCAGCTCCCAGCGGTCTCCGGACCGAACGGCGATGCCACGGGATTCGAATTCGGCCCCTGCAACCTCTGGATCGACCACTGTCCCGGGCTCTCGCAGGCCGAAGTATGGCTCGAGCTGGTGGCTTCCGACACCGGTTCGGCAGCGGAGGTGCTGGAGAACGCCGGGATCGCGCGACGCGACGAGATCGAAGACCTCGGCACCGGGTTCGACGGATTCTGGATCTCCTCGCCGTCAGACGTGATCCACCTGGTCGACTCGCAGAAGCAGTCCTGGGCCTGA
- a CDS encoding Fic family protein produces MAYYVDLLWNPEDASHLGRKDRAPGRYRAYVPDELGDELPAISPAAQRAAEDALAVLARADERIGERGRFLNHLLIRSESISSSWIEGNSVTPKKLAIAELLQHSPTGHSTRVAVEVVANVRATEAAITELGDFDRAVTTADIERLQHVIEPRLEPGLRTVQNWVGGPGWSPLRAEFVPPPESEVQRLVDDLARFVTATEGNPVVRAAIAHAQFETIHPFIDGNGRTGRALIHTVLHRADALRNTLIPISTVFAGAKDRYIAGLTAFRQIPSHLDDWIIGFAEAAELAAGNAVRLAADIADLDEKVRADLIRSREVQAITPAAPRRDAVVLKILDALATDPVLTIEKTAEQHGVSTAAAHRALVQLAEAGILGRTKDHKGKLICWTADQHLALVSLTERSNRVGAGDTEHGGPRLGPPAPAVGRVGALRA; encoded by the coding sequence ATGGCCTATTACGTCGACCTGCTCTGGAACCCCGAAGATGCCTCGCACCTCGGCCGCAAGGACCGTGCGCCCGGCCGGTACCGGGCGTACGTTCCCGATGAGCTCGGTGATGAGCTGCCCGCGATCAGCCCGGCGGCGCAGCGCGCCGCCGAGGATGCGCTGGCGGTGCTCGCACGTGCCGACGAGCGCATCGGCGAACGAGGGCGCTTCCTCAACCACCTGCTGATCCGCTCGGAGAGCATCTCGTCGTCGTGGATCGAGGGGAACAGCGTCACCCCGAAGAAGCTCGCCATCGCGGAGCTGCTCCAGCACAGCCCCACCGGACACAGCACGCGAGTCGCCGTGGAGGTCGTTGCGAACGTGCGAGCGACCGAGGCGGCGATCACGGAGCTCGGCGACTTCGACCGCGCGGTCACGACAGCCGACATCGAGCGCCTGCAGCACGTCATCGAGCCCAGGCTCGAGCCCGGCTTGCGTACCGTGCAGAACTGGGTCGGAGGGCCCGGATGGAGCCCGCTCCGCGCAGAATTCGTACCGCCGCCCGAAAGCGAGGTGCAGCGCCTGGTCGACGACCTCGCGCGCTTCGTGACCGCGACCGAGGGGAACCCCGTCGTGCGCGCGGCGATCGCCCATGCCCAGTTCGAGACGATCCACCCGTTCATCGACGGCAATGGCCGCACCGGCCGGGCGCTGATCCACACTGTGCTCCATCGCGCAGACGCGCTGCGGAACACGCTCATCCCCATCAGCACGGTCTTCGCCGGCGCCAAGGATCGCTACATCGCAGGGCTCACCGCCTTCCGGCAGATCCCGTCGCACCTCGACGACTGGATCATCGGCTTCGCAGAAGCGGCCGAGCTGGCGGCGGGCAATGCCGTCAGGCTCGCTGCAGACATCGCCGACCTCGACGAGAAGGTGCGAGCGGACCTGATCCGCTCCCGCGAGGTTCAGGCGATCACACCCGCGGCGCCGCGTCGTGATGCCGTGGTGCTCAAGATCCTTGACGCGTTGGCCACGGATCCGGTCCTGACCATCGAGAAGACGGCCGAGCAGCACGGGGTGTCCACGGCTGCCGCGCATCGCGCGCTGGTGCAGCTCGCCGAGGCGGGCATCCTCGGTCGCACAAAGGATCACAAGGGCAAGCTGATCTGCTGGACGGCAGACCAGCATCTGGCGCTCGTCAGCCTGACCGAGCGCAGCAACCGGGTCGGAGCAGGCGACACCGAGCACGGCGGCCCGCGCCTCGGCCCGCCGGCACCGGCCGTCGGGCGGGTCGGCGCGCTCCGGGCATAG
- a CDS encoding ComEA family DNA-binding protein has protein sequence MPARDAVDPLAVLDRTARRASPRVRVGVGAAVVLFVLAVAIAALMSFGAGGGGEQARIEASGDRADASADPSSTLGAPSVLVHVLGAVVRPGLVELDAGARVVDAIAAAGGLAPDADPAGVNLARPLVDGEQLAVPVVGQVPPPAAEGASVPGTGPADGLVHLNTAGLTELDTLPRIGPALAQRIIDWRDANGPFTSTDQLLDVAGIGHAVFAGLEPLVAL, from the coding sequence ATGCCCGCTCGCGACGCCGTCGATCCGTTGGCGGTGCTCGATCGCACCGCCCGCCGCGCGAGCCCACGCGTCCGGGTCGGCGTCGGGGCCGCCGTGGTGCTGTTCGTGCTCGCAGTCGCGATCGCGGCGCTCATGTCGTTCGGCGCGGGTGGGGGCGGCGAGCAGGCGCGCATCGAGGCATCTGGTGACCGAGCGGATGCCTCGGCCGACCCGTCATCGACCTTGGGTGCGCCGTCGGTGCTCGTGCACGTGCTCGGTGCCGTCGTGCGGCCGGGGCTCGTCGAGCTCGACGCGGGTGCTCGGGTCGTCGACGCCATCGCGGCGGCAGGTGGTCTGGCACCCGATGCCGATCCGGCGGGGGTGAATCTCGCGCGTCCGCTCGTCGACGGCGAGCAGCTCGCGGTGCCGGTGGTCGGCCAGGTGCCGCCGCCTGCCGCCGAGGGTGCGTCGGTGCCCGGCACCGGCCCCGCGGATGGCCTCGTGCACCTGAACACCGCGGGCCTCACCGAGCTCGACACGCTCCCGCGGATCGGTCCGGCGCTCGCGCAACGCATCATCGACTGGCGCGACGCCAACGGCCCGTTCACGTCCACCGACCAACTGCTCGACGTCGCGGGCATCGGCCACGCCGTGTTCGCGGGCCTCGAGCCGCTCGTGGCGCTCTGA
- a CDS encoding ComEC/Rec2 family competence protein, giving the protein MRDLRLLLPAMFAWLAGWWAIGIPGGASAAALVAWALWATACLAAGLAVVGVLRERRRPAAGGDGAPFVRATATALVVLSAGGLVASSVALGLGAREASPLAVAAQDHRSPEVTIELTGAPRAMRSNWFAEGEAPLLRVEGRLVVIDDAAAHAVPVTTALSLPAGELQLGARVTFSARVTALPAEEGAAFRLAPVGDIRSVFPPPPWLAWTVGLRTGFAEAAGALDGDGGALVPGLAIGDTSAVDEGLDSAMKASSLSHLTAVSGANCAIVTAAAFALAALLGLPRLLRVIVALAALAGFVVLVTPEASVVRAATMAVVVLVAVAAGRPGGGTAALSLAVVVLLVADPWYARDYGFALSVFATAGLLLLARPLTVALARWMPLPVAAVIGVPLAAQLACQPVLVMLDPALALYGVPANLLAAPAAPVGTVVGLIGCLLLPVLPSVGFACLQLAWLPASWIALLARASSAMPAARLEWLPDAPGALLLAACTAIALWLLLGSRRRRRVRGVAAAVLIVAIAVPVGLFAGRPLIGAATRPADWDVAACDIGQGDAVLLRSAEATALIDTGPDPAALSRCLALLGIRRIDLLVLTHWDADHVGGVPAVAGLVDTVLHGPLDGDRSTRALDPLVAAGAEPVEVVAGFGGTLADARWRVVWPRPDAPPGNDASVVLDVSTPEYRGLFLGDLGEEAQARMLRSVTLGPVDLVKVAHHGSADQSERLYDELGATVGVIGVGTDNGYGHPTDRLLDLLRANGTAAVRTDRSGTALLTADGDGFGLWTERDSAGVSGGP; this is encoded by the coding sequence GTGCGCGACCTCCGCCTGCTCCTGCCCGCGATGTTCGCGTGGCTGGCCGGATGGTGGGCCATCGGCATCCCCGGAGGCGCCTCGGCGGCGGCGCTCGTCGCGTGGGCGCTGTGGGCGACGGCTTGCCTCGCTGCCGGTCTCGCTGTCGTTGGAGTGCTGCGTGAACGCCGTCGGCCCGCGGCGGGGGGCGATGGCGCACCGTTCGTTCGTGCGACGGCGACGGCCCTCGTCGTGCTGTCGGCCGGAGGCCTCGTGGCGAGCTCCGTGGCGCTCGGGCTCGGCGCGCGCGAGGCCTCTCCGCTCGCCGTCGCGGCCCAGGACCATCGATCACCCGAGGTCACGATCGAGCTCACCGGCGCCCCGCGGGCGATGCGCTCGAACTGGTTCGCCGAGGGCGAGGCTCCGCTGCTCCGGGTCGAGGGCAGGCTCGTCGTCATCGACGACGCCGCGGCGCACGCGGTACCGGTGACGACGGCGCTGTCGCTGCCCGCGGGTGAACTGCAGCTCGGCGCCCGGGTCACGTTCTCGGCACGCGTGACGGCATTGCCGGCCGAGGAGGGGGCGGCGTTCCGATTGGCGCCCGTGGGGGACATCCGCTCGGTGTTCCCGCCGCCGCCGTGGCTCGCCTGGACCGTCGGCCTGCGCACCGGCTTCGCCGAGGCCGCGGGCGCGCTCGACGGCGACGGCGGAGCACTCGTACCCGGGCTCGCGATCGGCGACACGAGCGCCGTCGACGAGGGCCTCGACTCGGCCATGAAGGCGTCGTCGCTGAGCCATCTGACGGCGGTCTCGGGGGCGAACTGCGCCATCGTGACCGCGGCGGCATTCGCCCTCGCCGCGCTGCTCGGCCTGCCTCGGCTGTTGCGTGTCATCGTCGCTCTCGCGGCCCTCGCCGGGTTCGTGGTGCTGGTCACCCCCGAGGCGAGCGTCGTTCGAGCAGCGACGATGGCTGTGGTCGTTCTCGTGGCCGTCGCGGCCGGACGCCCGGGTGGCGGCACTGCCGCGCTCTCGCTCGCGGTCGTCGTGCTGCTGGTCGCCGACCCGTGGTACGCCCGCGACTACGGGTTCGCACTGTCGGTGTTCGCGACGGCAGGGCTCCTGTTGCTCGCCCGGCCGCTCACCGTTGCACTCGCACGCTGGATGCCGCTGCCCGTCGCGGCCGTCATCGGCGTGCCGCTCGCCGCTCAGCTGGCCTGCCAACCGGTGCTCGTGATGCTCGACCCGGCGCTCGCCCTCTACGGCGTGCCGGCGAACCTGCTCGCGGCGCCGGCGGCGCCCGTCGGCACAGTGGTCGGCCTCATCGGCTGCCTGCTCCTGCCGGTGCTGCCCTCGGTCGGGTTCGCGTGCCTGCAGCTCGCGTGGTTGCCCGCCTCGTGGATCGCGTTGCTCGCTCGGGCCTCATCGGCCATGCCCGCTGCCCGCCTCGAATGGCTGCCGGATGCCCCGGGCGCGCTGCTCCTCGCGGCGTGCACGGCGATCGCGCTCTGGCTGCTCCTGGGGTCGCGGCGCCGGCGGCGAGTGCGTGGTGTCGCGGCCGCCGTGCTCATCGTGGCGATCGCCGTGCCGGTCGGACTCTTCGCGGGACGGCCGCTCATCGGTGCGGCGACGCGGCCCGCGGACTGGGATGTCGCCGCGTGCGACATCGGGCAGGGCGATGCGGTCCTCCTCCGCTCGGCCGAGGCGACGGCGCTGATCGACACCGGGCCGGATCCTGCCGCCCTCTCGCGCTGCCTGGCGTTGCTCGGCATCAGGCGTATCGACCTGCTCGTGCTGACGCACTGGGACGCCGACCATGTCGGGGGAGTGCCGGCGGTCGCCGGCCTCGTCGACACGGTGCTGCACGGGCCGCTCGATGGCGACCGATCGACGCGTGCGCTGGATCCGCTCGTCGCGGCGGGCGCTGAGCCCGTCGAGGTCGTCGCCGGCTTCGGTGGCACCCTCGCAGATGCGCGCTGGCGCGTGGTCTGGCCTCGGCCCGACGCACCGCCCGGCAACGACGCCAGCGTGGTGCTCGACGTCTCGACACCCGAGTACCGTGGCCTCTTCCTCGGCGACCTCGGTGAGGAGGCGCAGGCCCGGATGCTGCGGTCCGTGACGCTCGGCCCGGTCGATCTCGTGAAGGTCGCGCACCACGGCTCGGCCGACCAGAGCGAGCGCCTCTACGACGAGCTCGGCGCGACCGTCGGCGTCATCGGAGTGGGCACCGACAACGGCTACGGCCACCCGACCGACCGCCTCCTCGACCTGCTGCGTGCGAACGGCACGGCAGCGGTGCGCACCGACCGGTCGGGCACCGCGCTGCTGACGGCCGACGGCGACGGCTTCGGTCTCTGGACCGAGCGTGACTCCGCCGGTGTCTCCGGCGGCCCGTAG
- the holA gene encoding DNA polymerase III subunit delta has product MASRTGASRSGASPKTKAAIPQLAWHAIRPAPVVLVTGAEDVLAERSITMLRDFLRAEDPALEVSDLEADGYRRGELMTLASPSLFGEPRLIRVSGVERASDDFLLDALDYLGQTAESTTLVLRHRNGVRGKKLLDAIRAGGGSGIEIVCAELKKDAEKQDFAAAEFRAAGRKISPGALRALVGAFSDDLRELSAACRQLLADAPSDITEAVVARYYGGRVETNAFAVADAAIAGRHGEALIALRHALDSGADPVPMVAAFAMKVRTMAKVSGTRGGGPQLAGSLGLAPWQVDRARRDLAGWTDEGLGRAIEALAATDAAVKGAERDPVFALERLVGVIASRGRA; this is encoded by the coding sequence GTGGCATCGCGCACAGGCGCATCGCGCTCAGGGGCATCGCCCAAGACGAAGGCGGCGATCCCGCAACTCGCATGGCACGCGATACGGCCGGCACCGGTGGTGCTCGTGACGGGTGCCGAAGATGTGCTCGCCGAGCGATCGATCACGATGCTGCGCGACTTCCTCCGCGCCGAAGACCCCGCGCTCGAGGTGAGCGATCTCGAAGCCGACGGCTATCGGCGCGGCGAGCTCATGACGCTGGCGAGTCCGTCGTTGTTCGGCGAGCCGCGGCTCATCCGGGTCAGCGGCGTCGAGCGCGCGAGCGACGACTTCCTGCTCGACGCGCTCGACTATCTCGGGCAGACGGCCGAGTCCACGACCCTCGTGCTCCGCCACCGCAACGGCGTGCGCGGCAAGAAGCTGCTCGACGCGATTCGCGCCGGCGGCGGGAGCGGCATCGAGATCGTCTGCGCCGAACTCAAGAAAGACGCAGAGAAGCAGGACTTCGCGGCCGCCGAGTTCCGCGCGGCGGGCCGCAAGATCAGCCCCGGCGCATTGCGCGCTCTCGTCGGCGCATTCAGCGACGATCTCCGTGAGCTCTCGGCCGCGTGCCGGCAACTGCTCGCCGATGCGCCATCCGACATCACCGAAGCCGTCGTCGCGCGCTATTACGGCGGCCGCGTCGAGACCAACGCATTCGCGGTGGCCGACGCCGCGATCGCCGGCCGGCACGGTGAGGCCCTCATCGCACTCCGGCACGCGCTCGACAGCGGTGCCGACCCCGTGCCCATGGTCGCGGCGTTCGCGATGAAGGTGCGCACGATGGCCAAGGTGTCGGGCACCCGAGGTGGCGGCCCGCAACTCGCCGGCTCGCTCGGCCTGGCACCGTGGCAGGTCGATCGCGCGCGGCGCGATCTCGCCGGCTGGACCGATGAAGGTCTCGGCCGGGCGATCGAAGCGCTCGCAGCGACGGATGCCGCGGTCAAGGGCGCCGAACGCGATCCGGTGTTCGCGCTCGAACGGCTCGTCGGCGTCATCGCCTCCCGCGGCCGCGCCTGA
- the rpsT gene encoding 30S ribosomal protein S20, whose translation MANIKSQIKRNRTNLKAQERNKAVKSELKTVIRTAKDAISTGDKEKATTALRAATRKLDKASSKGVIHKNQAANRKSALAKQVAAL comes from the coding sequence GTGGCAAACATCAAGTCGCAGATCAAGCGCAACCGCACGAACCTCAAGGCGCAGGAGCGCAACAAGGCCGTCAAGAGCGAGCTGAAGACCGTCATCCGCACTGCGAAGGACGCGATCTCCACGGGCGACAAGGAGAAGGCGACGACCGCCCTCCGTGCCGCGACGCGCAAGCTCGACAAGGCTTCGAGCAAGGGCGTCATCCACAAGAACCAGGCCGCGAACCGCAAGTCGGCTCTCGCGAAGCAGGTCGCAGCGCTCTGA
- a CDS encoding alpha/beta fold hydrolase — MPRARVVLVHGLRTSSSMWRRQLELLGAHDLDVVAIDLPGHGSRIGEPFSVEAALQTIDAALNPAAGADEAADHSTPRLLVGLSLGGYLGIEFAARNPDRLDGLVAASCSTRPRGAPLGGYRRLSALIGRMPDRGRGLNDAMARLFLSPEAVDDVLAGGVALDVMAPALEAVGELDPVGSLAAIDLPVWLVNGRFDHFRFEERRMLRATRDGHLAIIPGATHLVSLIRPDDFAAIVLGAVAELDRRAAAERRRRSSAGTPQEGPASFPGQLAGANVGDAPA, encoded by the coding sequence ATGCCTCGCGCCCGCGTCGTGCTCGTGCACGGACTCCGCACCTCATCGTCGATGTGGCGCAGGCAGTTGGAGCTCCTCGGAGCGCACGATCTCGACGTCGTCGCCATCGACCTGCCCGGACACGGCAGCCGCATCGGCGAGCCGTTCTCAGTCGAGGCGGCGCTGCAGACGATCGACGCCGCCCTGAACCCTGCTGCCGGTGCAGACGAGGCCGCCGATCATTCGACACCGCGACTGCTCGTCGGACTGAGCCTCGGCGGCTACCTCGGGATCGAGTTCGCTGCGCGAAACCCCGATCGGCTCGACGGGCTCGTGGCGGCGTCGTGCAGCACGCGGCCGCGGGGCGCGCCGCTCGGCGGGTACCGACGGCTCTCGGCACTCATCGGGCGGATGCCCGACCGCGGGCGGGGTCTCAACGACGCCATGGCCCGGCTCTTCCTCTCCCCCGAGGCCGTCGACGACGTGCTCGCGGGCGGCGTCGCCCTCGACGTCATGGCGCCCGCCCTCGAGGCCGTCGGCGAGCTCGACCCCGTCGGATCCCTCGCGGCGATCGACCTGCCCGTCTGGCTCGTGAACGGGCGTTTCGACCACTTCCGCTTCGAGGAGCGCCGGATGCTGCGCGCCACCCGCGACGGGCACCTCGCCATCATTCCCGGCGCAACGCACCTCGTGAGCCTGATCCGACCCGACGACTTCGCTGCGATCGTGCTCGGTGCCGTCGCGGAACTCGATCGCCGCGCCGCCGCCGAGCGTCGACGTCGGAGCTCAGCCGGCACGCCGCAAGAAGGGCCTGCGAGTTTCCCCGGGCAACTCGCAGGCGCGAACGTTGGTGACGCACCCGCATAG
- a CDS encoding response regulator: MIRILLSDDHPVVRAGIRAMLESEPDLEVVGEATTAEDAVLLAEASAVDLVLMDLQYPGAMQGAEATRRIRSQQGSPRVLVLTNYDTDADILGAIEAGASGYLLKDAPPAELIAAVHAAAVGDAALAPGVSSRLDASLASGERLTVREAEVLSLVAEGRTNREIGRALFLSEATVKSHLVHIFTKLGVGSRTAAVARARELGAIRAG, from the coding sequence ATGATCCGCATCCTCCTCAGCGACGACCATCCCGTCGTGCGCGCCGGCATCCGCGCGATGCTCGAGAGCGAACCCGATCTCGAGGTCGTGGGCGAGGCGACGACGGCTGAAGACGCAGTGCTGCTGGCCGAGGCATCCGCTGTCGACCTCGTGCTCATGGACCTGCAGTACCCCGGCGCGATGCAGGGCGCCGAGGCGACCCGCCGCATCCGCTCGCAGCAGGGCTCGCCGCGCGTGCTCGTGCTGACGAACTACGACACCGACGCCGACATCCTGGGCGCGATCGAGGCCGGGGCGAGCGGCTACCTGCTGAAGGATGCCCCGCCGGCCGAGCTCATCGCGGCCGTGCACGCCGCGGCGGTCGGCGACGCCGCGCTCGCACCCGGGGTCTCGTCGCGACTCGACGCCTCGCTCGCGAGCGGTGAACGCCTGACGGTTCGCGAGGCCGAGGTGCTCTCGCTCGTCGCCGAGGGCCGCACCAATCGCGAGATCGGCCGCGCCCTCTTCCTCAGCGAAGCGACCGTGAAGTCGCACCTCGTGCACATCTTCACGAAGCTCGGGGTCGGTTCGCGCACCGCCGCGGTCGCCAGGGCACGCGAACTGGGTGCGATCAGGGCGGGCTGA
- a CDS encoding sensor histidine kinase codes for MAVIEIPSERVAPSALRPVFTALRLGLHVLVIGLTLFVVVRALLDDAPHEIGLTVLAVAFLACYGAGIAAAHRNLPTWARVIWLVSLLVLWVGMSAMTPDAAFLAFPLFFLELHVLAAPIAVPLVVVTFGLSVWGTASHLGFEVGSILGPLISAGVAIVIGLGYRAMAQETQERQALILDLMATREELAAASREAGTLAERERLAKEIHDTVAQGLSSIQMLLHAAERDVADEPTQQKLQLARETAAQNLGETRRFIRELAPPSLDAQTLPSALRRLTESTTEQSMQSGTPLRVEFSTSGDPVMLSMAADAALLRIAQGSLANVLQHASAAHASVTLSYLGDEIALDVVDDGVGFRTAEADRVDDGPGDTAAGGFGLRAIRQRAAALGGSVDIESAPGDGTAISVRIPVVKP; via the coding sequence ATGGCGGTCATCGAGATCCCGAGCGAACGCGTCGCTCCATCGGCCCTGCGGCCGGTCTTCACAGCGCTGCGACTCGGCCTGCACGTGCTCGTCATCGGCCTCACGCTCTTCGTGGTCGTGCGCGCGCTGCTCGACGACGCGCCCCATGAGATCGGGCTCACGGTGCTCGCCGTCGCATTCCTCGCCTGCTACGGCGCTGGGATCGCGGCTGCGCACCGCAACCTGCCCACCTGGGCGCGGGTGATCTGGCTCGTCAGCCTCCTCGTGCTGTGGGTCGGCATGTCGGCCATGACCCCCGACGCGGCGTTCCTCGCATTCCCGCTCTTCTTCCTCGAGTTGCATGTGCTCGCGGCACCGATCGCGGTGCCGCTCGTCGTCGTGACCTTCGGCCTGTCGGTGTGGGGCACGGCGTCGCACCTCGGATTCGAGGTCGGCTCGATCCTCGGCCCGCTGATCAGCGCGGGCGTCGCGATCGTGATCGGCCTCGGCTATCGCGCCATGGCGCAGGAGACGCAGGAGCGCCAGGCGCTGATCCTCGACCTCATGGCGACGCGCGAAGAGCTCGCGGCCGCGAGCCGGGAGGCGGGAACCCTCGCCGAGCGCGAGCGCCTCGCGAAGGAGATCCACGACACCGTCGCCCAGGGACTCTCGAGCATCCAGATGCTGCTGCACGCCGCCGAGCGCGATGTCGCCGACGAGCCGACGCAGCAGAAACTGCAGCTCGCACGCGAGACCGCCGCTCAGAACCTCGGCGAGACGCGCAGGTTCATCCGCGAACTCGCGCCGCCCTCACTCGACGCCCAGACCCTGCCGTCGGCGCTTCGGCGCCTGACCGAGTCGACGACCGAGCAGTCGATGCAGTCCGGCACGCCGCTCAGAGTCGAGTTCTCCACGAGCGGCGACCCCGTGATGCTCTCGATGGCGGCCGACGCGGCGCTGCTCCGCATCGCGCAAGGGTCCCTCGCGAACGTGCTGCAGCACGCGAGCGCGGCGCACGCCTCGGTCACGCTCAGCTACCTCGGCGACGAGATCGCACTCGACGTCGTCGACGACGGGGTCGGATTCCGCACTGCCGAGGCGGACCGCGTCGACGACGGGCCCGGCGACACCGCGGCCGGCGGATTCGGCCTCCGCGCCATCCGCCAGCGCGCCGCGGCCCTCGGCGGCAGCGTCGATATCGAGTCCGCCCCCGGCGACGGCACGGCGATCTCCGTTCGCATCCCGGTGGTGAAGCCATGA